The following proteins come from a genomic window of Deinococcus depolymerans:
- a CDS encoding phospho-N-acetylmuramoyl-pentapeptide-transferase, whose protein sequence is MMVVTAILSWFLVGLFVRVSRARGWGQKVRVDGPQTHLVKEGTPTAGGVPFVLAMALVFFPLYLTGHAGGPRELIIMLAALAMGVIGGIDDLLKIRSRMTGRGRTELLAREKFPLQFVVSLAFAYFAAPLASHELLPSLGPVADVILLTLVMVGSVNAFNFTDGLDGLLGGVAIIVLLPLLALSPVSALLSAALLGFLWFNAHPARVFMGDMGSHAIGAVAAGAYVLYADVWLLPLAAIIPVVAVLSVVIQVVSFKTRGKRVFKMSPIQHHFEHADVGWPETHVTMRFWVITAVATAATWWILGGRP, encoded by the coding sequence ATGATGGTCGTCACGGCGATTCTTTCGTGGTTCCTGGTGGGCCTGTTCGTGCGGGTCAGCCGGGCACGTGGCTGGGGCCAGAAGGTGCGCGTGGACGGCCCGCAGACGCACCTGGTGAAGGAGGGCACGCCCACGGCGGGCGGCGTGCCGTTCGTGCTGGCCATGGCACTGGTGTTCTTCCCGCTGTACCTGACCGGGCACGCGGGCGGGCCGCGCGAACTGATCATCATGCTCGCGGCGCTGGCGATGGGCGTGATCGGCGGCATCGACGACCTGCTCAAGATCCGCTCGCGCATGACCGGGCGGGGACGCACGGAACTGCTGGCCCGTGAGAAGTTCCCGTTGCAGTTCGTGGTGTCGCTGGCGTTCGCGTACTTCGCCGCGCCGCTGGCCTCGCATGAACTGCTGCCCAGCCTGGGGCCGGTCGCCGACGTGATCCTGCTGACGCTGGTGATGGTCGGCAGCGTGAACGCCTTCAACTTCACGGACGGCCTGGACGGCCTGCTGGGCGGCGTGGCGATCATCGTGCTGCTGCCGCTGCTGGCGCTGTCGCCGGTCAGTGCGCTGCTCTCGGCGGCGTTGCTGGGGTTCCTGTGGTTCAACGCACACCCGGCACGGGTGTTCATGGGCGACATGGGCAGTCACGCGATCGGCGCCGTGGCGGCCGGCGCGTACGTGCTGTACGCCGACGTGTGGCTGCTGCCACTGGCGGCGATCATTCCGGTCGTGGCGGTCCTGAGCGTCGTGATTCAGGTCGTGTCGTTCAAGACGCGCGGCAAGCGGGTGTTCAAGATGTCGCCCATCCAGCATCACTTCGAGCACGCGGACGTCGGCTGGCCGGAAACGCACGTCACCATGCGCTTCTGGGTGATCACGGCGGTCGCCACGGCCGCCACCTGGTGGATTCTGGGCGGGCGCCCTTGA
- a CDS encoding class I SAM-dependent rRNA methyltransferase — MGTTVYRAAHQTETDGLFTLDVAGDAGILSLYAPLAPHEEAALAGACARAGGLAAVYLKRRPVEARHAANVEREYLSPPEPVWGEARAEVTALENGVPFLIRPGADLSVGLFTDARPARAWVREHAAHGEGRVLNTFAYTCGFGLNAALGGAAVVKNVDLSRKVLAWGQANYALSGLPAPDTDFLFGDVFGWFTRLARRGAQFDLVILDPPSFARSNAGTWRSERDYGRLMTLAAGVTAPGGRVLALLNHAGVTPGTFERLAWAGLEEAGRSGRITAHLGAGEDYPGATHLKAHVWSLD, encoded by the coding sequence ATGGGAACCACCGTGTACCGCGCCGCGCACCAGACCGAGACGGACGGCCTGTTCACGCTGGACGTGGCCGGGGACGCCGGCATCCTGAGCCTGTACGCGCCGCTCGCGCCGCACGAGGAGGCCGCGCTGGCCGGCGCCTGCGCCCGCGCCGGGGGACTGGCGGCCGTGTACCTCAAGCGCCGCCCCGTCGAGGCCCGGCACGCCGCGAACGTCGAGCGCGAGTACCTGTCCCCCCCGGAACCCGTGTGGGGTGAGGCGCGCGCCGAGGTCACGGCGCTGGAGAACGGCGTGCCGTTCCTGATCCGGCCCGGCGCGGACCTGAGCGTGGGCCTGTTCACGGACGCCCGCCCGGCGCGGGCCTGGGTCCGCGAACACGCCGCGCACGGCGAGGGGCGGGTGCTGAACACCTTCGCGTACACCTGCGGGTTCGGCCTGAACGCCGCGCTGGGGGGCGCGGCGGTCGTGAAGAACGTGGACCTGTCCCGCAAGGTGCTGGCCTGGGGGCAGGCGAACTACGCCCTGAGCGGCCTGCCGGCGCCCGACACCGACTTCCTGTTCGGGGACGTGTTCGGGTGGTTCACGCGGCTCGCGCGGCGCGGCGCGCAGTTCGATCTGGTGATCCTGGACCCGCCCAGTTTCGCGCGGAGCAACGCCGGCACGTGGCGTTCCGAGCGGGATTACGGGCGGCTGATGACGCTGGCGGCGGGCGTGACCGCGCCGGGCGGGCGGGTACTCGCCCTGCTGAACCACGCGGGCGTGACCCCCGGCACCTTCGAGCGGCTGGCCTGGGCGGGACTGGAGGAGGCGGGCCGGTCGGGGCGCATCACGGCGCACCTGGGGGCCGGTGAGGATTACCCGGGCGCGACGCACCTCAAAGCGCACGTGTGGTCCCTGGACTGA
- a CDS encoding monothiol bacilliredoxin BrxC family protein → MTQTAQNEPQVLVPLTTPEEVDQFLTEYPLAAVFKAGTCHKTMQGFGVLETFLQRHELPVGFIRVVDWRPASNHVAQLTGIMHHSPQLILFQDGQPRFEVNNWDITPEALAPVFAQHVPVRAGQGSVATDDNAEPYRRLMRAFLDGQLSEWAFQDQYVNMFRDDASLRSQREFELLSRLFGDPDAYHGGLHQLGAPQERGDLKARVQALLTELG, encoded by the coding sequence ATGACCCAGACCGCGCAGAACGAACCGCAGGTGCTTGTCCCCCTGACCACCCCCGAGGAAGTCGATCAGTTCCTGACGGAGTACCCGCTGGCCGCCGTGTTCAAGGCCGGCACCTGCCACAAGACCATGCAGGGCTTCGGCGTGCTCGAAACGTTCCTGCAGCGCCACGAGCTGCCCGTGGGCTTCATCCGGGTGGTGGACTGGCGTCCGGCCAGCAACCACGTCGCGCAGCTCACCGGCATCATGCATCACAGCCCCCAGCTGATCCTGTTCCAGGACGGTCAGCCGCGCTTCGAGGTGAACAACTGGGACATCACGCCCGAGGCGCTCGCGCCGGTGTTCGCGCAGCACGTCCCGGTCCGCGCGGGCCAGGGCAGCGTGGCCACCGACGACAACGCCGAGCCGTACCGCCGCCTGATGCGCGCCTTCCTGGACGGACAGCTCAGCGAGTGGGCCTTCCAGGACCAGTACGTGAACATGTTCCGTGACGACGCCAGCCTGCGCAGCCAGCGGGAATTCGAGCTGCTCTCGCGCCTGTTCGGTGATCCCGACGCCTACCACGGCGGCCTGCACCAGCTGGGCGCCCCGCAGGAACGCGGTGACCTGAAGGCCCGCGTGCAGGCGCTGCTGACCGAACTCGGCTGA